A genomic stretch from Ureibacillus composti includes:
- a CDS encoding cytochrome C oxidase subunit IV family protein codes for MAHNTHVQIKTKAEFEYERHHNAVHMRKQVVNFAIMIFLTFVAFASVAAGFSKYFVVPVILLLAAVQVVLQLYSFMHMDDKKTHHMGIIQTFVWSGVLIIFPIFVTFLTIIWW; via the coding sequence ATGGCACATAATACACACGTTCAAATTAAGACGAAAGCTGAATTTGAATATGAGCGTCATCACAATGCAGTGCATATGCGTAAACAAGTTGTAAACTTTGCGATTATGATTTTCTTAACATTTGTCGCATTTGCATCAGTTGCTGCTGGTTTCTCAAAATACTTTGTTGTACCTGTTATTTTACTTCTAGCTGCTGTTCAAGTCGTATTACAACTTTATTCATTCATGCATATGGATGACAAAAAAACTCATCATATGGGAATAATTCAAACTTTTGTTTGGAGTGGTGTGTTAATCATCTTCCCAATTTTTGTTACTTTCTTAACTATTATTTGGTGGTAA
- the ctaG gene encoding cytochrome c oxidase assembly factor CtaG gives MPLSIFGFQALWSPYLIGVIIFLTVVYFLVTVVWRKDFKVSEPLKRSEAIYFVIAMILLYIVKGSPIDLLSHIMFTYHMVQMALLLLLIPMLIIKGIPWWIWKIVVDVPVVKGIIKIFAQPVVALFVFALMFSVYHIPLVFDTIKLDETFHGIFTFFLFLSAFFMNWPLINNVEGQYKMKSLYKIGYIIANAVLITPACALIIFAPDAMYATYTDGETWLKAMELCVPASTLSGLTLSGPELFNNMSPVGDQQLGGVLMKILQEIIFAVVLFRVFRVWWREERKNDDEITEKALRDFQASKNQTQQF, from the coding sequence ATGCCCTTAAGTATATTTGGTTTTCAAGCGTTATGGAGCCCTTATTTAATTGGGGTCATCATATTCCTAACTGTTGTATATTTTTTGGTAACGGTTGTTTGGAGAAAAGATTTTAAAGTAAGTGAACCTTTAAAAAGAAGTGAGGCAATATATTTTGTTATAGCCATGATCTTACTTTATATCGTAAAAGGTTCTCCTATTGATTTACTGTCTCATATTATGTTCACATATCATATGGTTCAGATGGCTCTCCTACTTTTATTAATTCCGATGTTAATTATAAAAGGGATCCCATGGTGGATTTGGAAAATAGTTGTGGATGTACCAGTAGTAAAGGGAATAATTAAAATCTTTGCGCAACCAGTAGTGGCATTATTTGTATTTGCCCTGATGTTCTCGGTTTACCATATTCCTCTAGTTTTCGATACAATTAAACTCGATGAGACGTTTCATGGTATTTTTACATTTTTCTTATTTTTATCTGCATTCTTCATGAATTGGCCTCTAATCAACAACGTAGAAGGTCAATACAAAATGAAAAGCTTGTATAAAATCGGCTATATTATCGCAAACGCAGTTTTAATTACGCCAGCTTGTGCACTCATTATCTTTGCGCCAGATGCAATGTATGCGACTTATACTGACGGGGAAACTTGGTTAAAAGCAATGGAGCTTTGTGTACCAGCTTCAACATTATCTGGATTGACATTATCTGGCCCTGAATTGTTTAATAATATGAGCCCAGTTGGTGATCAGCAATTAGGCGGGGTTCTTATGAAAATTCTTCAAGAAATCATCTTTGCGGTTGTTTTATTTAGAGTGTTCCGTGTTTGGTGGAGAGAAGAACGTAAGAATGACGATGAAATTACAGAAAAAGCATTACGGGATTTCCAAGCTTCCAAAAATCAAACTCAACAATTCTAA
- a CDS encoding DUF420 domain-containing protein produces MGLPILPTISTFFIVLSAILVAIGWVQIFKGKVEAHKKVMLAAGISALIFFIIYASRTIFIGNTSFGGPEEIKIYYTFFLVFHIILATVGAVFGIVSIVTGLKTKYTLHRKIGPITSIIWFFVAITGVMVYLLLYVIYKGGETTSVIKAILGI; encoded by the coding sequence ATGGGTTTACCTATTCTACCAACAATTAGTACTTTCTTTATTGTGCTTAGTGCAATTTTAGTTGCGATTGGCTGGGTACAAATTTTCAAGGGAAAAGTTGAAGCACATAAAAAAGTTATGCTTGCTGCTGGAATTTCAGCATTAATATTCTTTATTATTTATGCTTCAAGAACGATTTTTATTGGTAATACATCTTTTGGCGGGCCAGAAGAAATAAAAATTTATTATACTTTCTTCTTAGTATTCCACATAATTTTAGCAACAGTTGGAGCAGTATTTGGAATTGTAAGTATTGTAACTGGTCTTAAAACAAAATACACACTACACAGAAAAATTGGACCAATTACAAGTATTATTTGGTTCTTTGTTGCAATAACAGGTGTTATGGTTTACTTATTACTTTACGTAATCTATAAGGGCGGCGAAACAACGTCTGTTATAAAAGCAATATTAGGAATATAA
- a CDS encoding YugN family protein — protein sequence MYFENKTLENITVDQELLVSVMKKQGLECHGGWDYDRMTFDRRFDIKEGRFYLRVFCSAVSGDVGAKDAVLKIQKPALGKYYYPHGVEYGEDEVFPNHLVKKCEELLANIKKDFAEHGIDNDTKTYSAETVEV from the coding sequence ATGTATTTTGAAAACAAAACTCTTGAAAATATAACAGTAGACCAAGAGCTTCTAGTAAGCGTTATGAAAAAACAAGGTTTAGAATGCCATGGTGGTTGGGACTATGACCGTATGACTTTTGATCGTCGTTTTGACATTAAAGAAGGCCGCTTCTACTTACGTGTATTCTGTAGTGCTGTTTCAGGGGATGTTGGTGCTAAAGATGCAGTACTTAAAATCCAAAAGCCAGCACTTGGTAAATACTACTATCCACATGGTGTTGAATACGGCGAAGACGAAGTGTTCCCAAATCATTTAGTTAAAAAATGCGAAGAACTTTTAGCAAACATTAAAAAAGATTTTGCTGAACATGGAATCGATAACGATACAAAAACATATTCTGCAGAAACAGTAGAAGTTTAA
- a CDS encoding CAP-associated domain-containing protein, with amino-acid sequence MKTLFRILIVISALAIIYYYSSDSIDEYEPLEGPNSSSPLIPKTGEQLQNFEQGLPRPEKGLSIWIDKKSSELEKQYGEPDRIDQTAFGYEWWVYNAERSKFVMFSVEDGIVSQVYISGHELDASPYHIGQNLDEIYRMTIVDTEVTATIEENIYTFSMNEEDMRTRILTKFDGLFTQLYIDSENETLNGIRFMNSKTLVVHKPYEMTFAGELITAPSPTSFLLEESNLGSANQLFDLINSFRIQHGVSELISNEELTNSARSHSEEMYTENYLSHDSPSNGSLKERLDAQGISYDEVGENLASAYFDSIEAVHGWLNSKDHREVMLDEKYTHVGSGVFMNYYTQILINEKERMEDKQSELKDLEE; translated from the coding sequence ATGAAAACATTATTTAGAATTTTGATTGTGATCTCTGCTTTAGCCATTATATATTATTATTCCTCTGATTCTATTGATGAGTACGAACCTTTAGAGGGACCGAATTCCTCGTCACCTTTAATCCCTAAAACTGGTGAACAATTACAGAACTTTGAACAAGGTTTACCTAGGCCAGAAAAAGGTTTATCAATTTGGATTGATAAAAAGAGTAGTGAGCTAGAAAAACAGTATGGGGAACCCGATCGAATCGATCAAACAGCATTCGGATATGAATGGTGGGTTTATAATGCGGAACGTAGTAAATTTGTTATGTTTAGTGTAGAGGATGGCATCGTTAGTCAGGTTTACATAAGTGGACATGAATTAGATGCGAGTCCTTATCATATTGGTCAAAATTTAGATGAAATTTATCGTATGACCATCGTAGATACTGAGGTAACAGCGACAATTGAAGAAAATATATATACCTTTTCAATGAATGAAGAGGACATGCGTACACGAATTCTAACTAAATTTGATGGACTTTTTACACAACTCTATATTGATTCTGAAAACGAAACATTAAACGGAATCCGTTTTATGAACAGCAAAACTTTAGTAGTACATAAACCATATGAAATGACTTTTGCTGGTGAATTAATAACTGCACCTAGTCCAACTTCATTTTTATTAGAAGAAAGCAATTTAGGAAGTGCGAATCAGCTATTTGATTTAATTAATAGCTTTCGTATTCAACATGGTGTATCAGAATTAATCTCTAATGAAGAGTTAACGAATTCGGCCAGATCTCATAGTGAGGAAATGTACACTGAAAATTACTTGTCCCATGATTCACCTTCAAACGGAAGCCTAAAAGAACGCTTAGACGCACAAGGCATCTCTTACGATGAAGTAGGTGAAAATTTAGCATCTGCTTACTTTGATTCAATTGAAGCTGTTCATGGTTGGTTAAATTCTAAAGATCATCGAGAAGTAATGCTTGATGAAAAATACACTCACGTTGGGTCAGGAGTATTTATGAATTACTATACTCAAATTTTAATTAATGAAAAAGAAAGAATGGAAGATAAGCAGTCCGAACTAAAAGATCTTGAAGAATAG
- a CDS encoding UDP-N-acetylmuramoyl-L-alanyl-D-glutamate--2,6-diaminopimelate ligase yields MQLAELLKDWPCTVKGGSIRVEVLGLEDYAQQVKEGDLFVVRKGNKEDGLKYVDIAIDNGAVGVVIEDEKLLDSLKLSVPLIWVPNSLKFMSYCAAKLNRFPADAMQVIAITGTNGKTTVSHFIGQLLHALHKNVIVIGTNGLFINGEEVKLNYEHLTTLQPKHLHRILKIAVQRGVQYVVLEASSMGLAKHRLDDCSIDYGVFLNLAEDHIEDHGSYEKYKASKQILATLANKLVLNGDDSFCRTVGLQAKKPKVYFGLGNRVDFQLQLLAEGLHCSTVCLQSNKGQKVFTIPFVGEHHLQNAIAAITTTTELGFDIEKVCQAAEKLHLPKGRLESIENDLNLSIFIDYAHTEAALRAVLKTLKKTTERNLIVVFSCGGDRDKHKRIKMGAVASKYADYIYLTMDNPRSEDPEVINAQIAAGFLANQKYEMVLDRGEAIETAIRNAKEGDTILIAGKGHETSQIIGSKQIRFSDFECVKSVLEKSLSDQKE; encoded by the coding sequence TTGCAACTTGCAGAACTATTGAAAGATTGGCCTTGTACGGTTAAAGGAGGTTCTATTCGAGTTGAAGTGCTCGGATTAGAAGACTATGCACAGCAGGTTAAAGAAGGCGATTTATTCGTAGTACGTAAAGGCAATAAAGAAGATGGACTAAAATATGTAGATATTGCAATTGATAATGGAGCAGTTGGAGTTGTTATTGAGGATGAAAAATTACTTGATAGCTTAAAATTATCTGTACCATTAATTTGGGTACCAAATAGTTTAAAATTCATGTCATATTGTGCAGCAAAGTTAAATCGTTTCCCAGCAGATGCAATGCAAGTTATTGCAATTACAGGGACAAACGGAAAAACAACAGTAAGTCATTTCATCGGACAGCTACTACATGCACTACATAAAAATGTAATTGTTATCGGAACAAACGGTCTTTTTATCAATGGTGAAGAAGTAAAGTTAAACTATGAACATCTGACAACATTACAACCCAAACATTTACACAGAATACTTAAAATTGCGGTGCAACGTGGAGTACAGTATGTAGTTTTAGAAGCTTCGTCAATGGGACTTGCAAAACATCGTTTGGATGACTGTTCAATTGACTATGGGGTGTTTTTAAATTTAGCGGAAGATCATATAGAAGATCATGGTTCTTACGAAAAATATAAAGCTTCAAAGCAAATCCTTGCCACTTTAGCTAATAAACTTGTCTTAAATGGTGATGATTCTTTTTGCCGGACAGTTGGGTTACAAGCAAAGAAACCAAAAGTTTACTTTGGTTTAGGAAATCGAGTAGATTTTCAATTACAGTTACTAGCTGAAGGCTTACATTGCTCTACAGTTTGTCTACAAAGTAATAAGGGACAGAAAGTATTTACTATACCGTTCGTTGGGGAACATCATTTACAAAATGCAATAGCTGCAATTACAACGACAACTGAATTAGGATTTGACATTGAGAAAGTATGTCAAGCAGCTGAAAAATTACATTTACCAAAAGGTAGGCTCGAATCGATAGAGAACGATTTAAATTTATCAATCTTTATTGATTATGCTCATACAGAAGCTGCATTACGAGCAGTATTAAAGACTTTAAAGAAAACAACGGAACGTAATTTAATCGTTGTTTTTAGCTGCGGTGGAGATCGTGATAAACATAAACGCATAAAAATGGGGGCAGTTGCTTCTAAATATGCCGATTATATATATCTGACGATGGATAACCCAAGAAGTGAGGATCCAGAAGTCATCAATGCACAAATTGCAGCAGGATTTTTAGCAAACCAAAAATATGAAATGGTGCTAGACCGTGGAGAAGCAATAGAAACAGCAATACGCAATGCAAAAGAAGGAGATACAATTCTAATTGCGGGGAAAGGTCATGAAACATCACAAATCATTGGATCAAAGCAAATAAGATTCTCTGATTTTGAGTGTGTTAAATCTGTATTAGAAAAAAGTTTATCTGATCAGAAAGAGTAA
- a CDS encoding YlbF family regulator — MMMTTEWVFILDTVDELSSMILSSEQAQNLRDAHLDVYSDKALVQQIATFNRMKEQYEDVQRFGKYHPDYHTIMKKIREQKRQLDLDDRIANLKIAENEFQDLLDEVSLLIGKSVSEAVKVPVSNPFYSTGSSCGSGCGTGGGCSCSA, encoded by the coding sequence ATGATGATGACTACCGAATGGGTATTCATTTTAGATACAGTTGATGAATTAAGTTCAATGATTCTTTCCTCTGAACAAGCGCAAAATTTACGAGATGCACATCTCGATGTATACAGTGATAAAGCACTGGTGCAACAAATTGCTACATTTAATCGAATGAAAGAACAATATGAGGATGTGCAGCGTTTTGGTAAGTATCATCCTGATTACCATACAATTATGAAGAAAATTCGTGAGCAAAAACGACAACTAGATTTAGATGATCGAATTGCAAATTTAAAGATAGCAGAAAACGAGTTTCAAGATCTATTAGACGAAGTGAGTCTTTTAATAGGAAAATCTGTTTCTGAAGCTGTTAAGGTGCCAGTAAGTAATCCGTTTTATTCAACAGGATCTTCTTGTGGAAGTGGCTGCGGTACTGGTGGCGGATGTTCTTGTTCAGCATAA
- a CDS encoding glycerophosphodiester phosphodiesterase, with translation MGKKTKVALAIAAASAAAWAGSKAISKPQKREGKDILQFERPIVLAHRGGLQLAPEHTMIAFEKAHELGVDGFEIDIRLTKDEEIIVFHDDTVNRTTNGFGYVKDFTLKELRELNAGYYFEDLEGNTPYKDDHISIVTLRELLVAFPDTYVNIDMKDDPDTYEGSLIPSKLWRLIEELGVEDRVVVTSFYSEQIDRFNLYAQNHVALGAGENDIRKAFTAFSSQFRHLYHPKVDVFQIPTKSGVFSLDSSKFIAFLNNLNIPVHYWVINDEETMRRLIENGAQGIITDRPDLAVPLLKELHEQKNIEE, from the coding sequence ATGGGAAAGAAAACAAAAGTAGCACTTGCGATTGCAGCAGCAAGTGCAGCCGCATGGGCAGGCAGTAAAGCCATATCTAAACCACAAAAACGAGAAGGAAAAGATATATTACAATTTGAGCGTCCAATAGTACTTGCCCATCGTGGTGGTCTTCAACTAGCACCGGAACATACCATGATTGCATTTGAAAAAGCCCACGAACTTGGTGTCGATGGATTTGAAATAGATATTCGATTAACAAAAGATGAAGAAATTATAGTATTCCATGATGATACAGTAAACCGTACAACGAATGGTTTTGGTTATGTAAAAGACTTTACGCTAAAAGAATTAAGAGAATTAAATGCTGGTTACTACTTTGAAGATTTGGAAGGTAACACACCATACAAAGACGATCACATAAGTATAGTTACATTAAGGGAACTATTAGTAGCCTTCCCAGACACATATGTAAATATTGACATGAAAGATGATCCAGATACTTATGAAGGAAGCCTAATCCCATCGAAATTATGGAGGCTTATAGAGGAATTAGGTGTTGAAGATCGTGTCGTCGTCACAAGTTTTTATAGTGAACAAATTGACCGCTTTAACTTATATGCCCAAAATCACGTTGCTTTAGGTGCCGGTGAAAACGATATTCGAAAAGCATTTACTGCATTTTCAAGTCAATTCCGCCACCTATATCACCCGAAAGTGGATGTGTTTCAAATTCCTACGAAGTCTGGTGTGTTTTCATTAGATTCATCAAAGTTCATTGCATTCTTAAATAACTTAAATATCCCTGTTCATTATTGGGTCATCAATGATGAAGAAACAATGAGAAGATTAATTGAAAATGGTGCACAAGGGATTATCACAGACCGTCCTGATTTAGCAGTGCCACTATTAAAAGAACTACACGAACAAAAAAATATAGAAGAATAG
- a CDS encoding YlbG family protein: protein MRERQGLIVYVHQLKNAKSLRKYGNVHYISRKLKYVVIYCNRDEIEFTMNKIKRLPFVKDVVESFRPYLKTEFENAKPDKAKEYDYDYKVGL, encoded by the coding sequence ATGAGAGAACGACAAGGTTTAATTGTCTATGTACATCAATTGAAAAATGCAAAGAGTTTAAGGAAGTACGGAAATGTTCATTATATATCTCGAAAACTTAAGTATGTAGTCATTTATTGCAACCGTGATGAGATTGAATTTACAATGAATAAAATAAAACGTCTTCCGTTTGTGAAAGACGTAGTAGAATCTTTTCGCCCTTACTTAAAGACAGAGTTTGAAAATGCCAAACCTGATAAGGCGAAAGAATATGATTATGACTATAAAGTAGGACTTTAA
- a CDS encoding methylthioribose kinase yields the protein MIQQFIELGQGYGDVYELCELIKTNEKRFHYAYIFTSNKNGKQVASLAVAFKPVEDSKFMPIYICREGIPFGTEKPSKRIQLFEEAVKEIGKKVVPPFDIKHSSVFAETTMFYQHLIGILRMNNLLPPLR from the coding sequence ATGATTCAACAATTTATAGAACTTGGACAAGGTTATGGCGATGTTTATGAACTTTGTGAACTTATAAAAACAAATGAAAAAAGATTCCATTATGCATACATTTTCACTTCAAATAAAAATGGAAAACAAGTAGCCTCCCTTGCCGTAGCATTTAAGCCAGTGGAGGATAGTAAATTCATGCCGATCTATATATGTCGTGAAGGAATCCCATTTGGTACCGAGAAACCCTCAAAAAGAATTCAGCTATTTGAAGAGGCTGTAAAAGAAATTGGGAAGAAAGTAGTTCCACCATTTGATATAAAGCACTCTTCCGTCTTTGCTGAAACCACAATGTTCTATCAGCATTTAATTGGTATCTTAAGAATGAACAATTTACTTCCACCATTGCGTTAA
- a CDS encoding RNA polymerase II, translating to MKIAISFFGVLLLMVSGLLFFQYQVFSDKLETGEGNFSYSQEIEIVYRGESLDIRQHLSNLPNQTIEIKWPNLAVSANCFIESENSCKRLNDEKTKFEQGDIRSQSLSYIIPLDGGLKSRQLLKEIFVTLQNGEVTHSTVHITTDSGVNGQWVTGLPLVGQQSLSLVNYSMFSGTGPISELYWQAGDFKLQETLNHVAIYSKQPVTDNFKKQITELKLLNEHHIDLVHGGNITGEQGKRILFIKDLSIESIKQNVILAQVRSQYHFGNSPDWVSELVASYISGSVIGGSKTNEIVTTLTDQMTDEQLQRWVQKLNELKGEEISTKVLDEALYEVLGKYTQFLTLNEHTEVLFPFLYNDSRKVYVDSKPKEDVSVIFKDGFIYYSADTLLSHLSYEASEGNNGYYVNNATRHFRFPMEYDFYVYNQRRFNIVSQPLITIAGEYYIEENWLQRLFLVKVQKTNDAIKIIATSTTQQ from the coding sequence ATGAAAATTGCAATTAGTTTTTTTGGAGTACTTTTATTAATGGTCAGTGGATTGCTTTTCTTCCAATATCAAGTGTTTTCCGACAAGCTTGAGACGGGGGAAGGTAATTTCTCATACTCACAAGAAATCGAAATTGTTTATCGTGGTGAAAGCCTAGATATTCGCCAACATTTAAGTAATTTACCAAATCAAACGATAGAAATAAAGTGGCCCAATTTAGCAGTTAGTGCTAATTGTTTTATCGAGTCTGAAAATAGTTGTAAACGGTTGAATGATGAGAAAACTAAATTTGAACAGGGAGACATTCGATCACAATCATTATCATACATAATTCCATTAGATGGAGGATTAAAATCTAGACAGTTATTGAAAGAAATTTTTGTTACTTTACAAAATGGTGAGGTTACTCACTCAACAGTACATATTACGACGGATAGTGGAGTTAATGGACAATGGGTTACTGGTTTACCTTTAGTAGGTCAACAATCATTATCCCTTGTTAATTATTCGATGTTTAGTGGAACAGGACCTATATCGGAATTGTATTGGCAGGCTGGAGATTTTAAACTTCAAGAAACGTTAAATCATGTTGCGATTTATTCTAAGCAACCAGTTACGGATAACTTTAAAAAGCAAATAACTGAACTCAAACTATTAAATGAACATCATATTGATCTAGTACATGGTGGAAATATAACAGGTGAACAAGGAAAAAGAATCTTGTTTATAAAGGATTTATCGATTGAGTCGATTAAACAAAATGTCATCTTAGCACAAGTAAGATCACAATATCATTTTGGTAATAGTCCAGATTGGGTGAGTGAGCTAGTTGCTTCATATATTTCAGGATCTGTAATTGGTGGAAGTAAAACGAATGAAATAGTAACAACCTTAACAGATCAAATGACTGATGAGCAATTGCAAAGATGGGTTCAAAAATTAAACGAATTGAAGGGCGAAGAAATATCAACGAAAGTTTTAGATGAAGCCCTGTATGAAGTACTTGGAAAATATACACAATTTTTGACTTTAAACGAGCATACAGAAGTATTATTCCCATTTTTATATAATGATTCGCGTAAGGTATACGTAGATTCAAAACCTAAGGAAGATGTTTCAGTTATCTTTAAAGATGGATTTATATACTATTCCGCAGATACATTATTATCGCATTTAAGTTATGAAGCATCAGAAGGGAACAACGGTTATTATGTTAATAATGCAACTCGACATTTCCGATTCCCAATGGAGTACGACTTCTATGTTTACAATCAAAGAAGATTTAATATCGTTTCTCAACCGCTTATTACTATTGCGGGTGAATACTATATTGAGGAAAATTGGTTACAACGATTATTTTTAGTTAAAGTACAAAAAACTAATGATGCAATTAAAATTATTGCTACATCGACTACACAACAATAA
- the rsmD gene encoding 16S rRNA (guanine(966)-N(2))-methyltransferase RsmD — translation MRVVAGERKGMPLKAVTGTTTRPTTDKVKESIFNIIGPFFDGGIALDLFAGSGGLGIECLSRGAEKAIFVEKDGRAFQTLQENIKKCRYEEVTELFKTDATRAVKGLLKREIQIDYLFVDPPYRKTEYYNLVLTLAEAGKLAEDAIIVCESSDEFNLPESYGSFSLSRQEAYGGTIISVYRKLI, via the coding sequence ATGAGAGTTGTGGCAGGTGAACGAAAAGGGATGCCTTTAAAAGCAGTAACAGGGACAACAACTAGACCAACAACAGATAAAGTAAAAGAATCTATTTTTAATATCATCGGTCCATTCTTTGATGGAGGAATTGCGCTAGATTTATTTGCAGGTAGTGGTGGTTTAGGGATAGAATGTCTCAGCCGTGGTGCTGAAAAGGCTATTTTTGTTGAAAAAGATGGACGAGCTTTTCAAACGTTACAAGAAAATATTAAAAAGTGTCGTTATGAGGAAGTTACAGAGCTTTTCAAAACAGATGCAACGCGTGCAGTCAAAGGACTTTTAAAAAGAGAGATTCAAATTGACTATTTGTTTGTTGATCCTCCATATCGAAAAACAGAATACTATAACTTAGTATTAACTCTAGCGGAAGCTGGGAAACTTGCTGAAGATGCCATCATTGTTTGTGAATCTTCTGATGAGTTTAATTTACCGGAAAGCTACGGTTCGTTTTCATTGTCACGTCAAGAAGCATATGGAGGCACAATCATTTCAGTATATCGTAAACTCATTTAG
- the coaD gene encoding pantetheine-phosphate adenylyltransferase, with amino-acid sequence MTEKIAVVPGSFDPITNGHLDIIKRAADVFDIVYVAVLNNSSKNPLFSIDERIKLIAKVTDKLPNIRIESSSGLLIDYAREKKAKAIVRGLRAISDFEYEMQITSMNRFLDESIETFFIMTKNQYSFLSSSIVKEVARYGGNVEGLVPKEIEHALNLKYNNR; translated from the coding sequence GTGACAGAAAAAATTGCTGTAGTTCCTGGGAGTTTTGATCCAATAACAAATGGACATCTAGATATTATTAAACGTGCGGCAGATGTATTTGATATCGTGTATGTTGCTGTACTAAATAATTCATCAAAGAATCCGTTGTTTTCAATTGATGAAAGAATAAAATTAATTGCAAAAGTAACTGATAAGCTTCCGAATATTCGAATTGAAAGCTCTTCGGGATTATTAATTGATTATGCACGAGAGAAAAAGGCCAAAGCTATTGTGCGTGGCTTAAGAGCTATTTCTGATTTTGAATATGAAATGCAAATTACGTCTATGAACCGTTTCTTAGATGAATCTATTGAAACATTCTTCATAATGACAAAAAATCAATATTCATTTTTAAGCTCTAGTATTGTAAAAGAAGTTGCGCGGTACGGTGGGAATGTAGAAGGTCTTGTTCCAAAAGAAATCGAACATGCCTTAAATTTAAAGTACAATAATCGATAA
- a CDS encoding SepM family pheromone-processing serine protease: MKKLIWMFILIVIVFILSFYKLDYYIMKPGNAYDVSRFVSVQNGDQNDEGSFSLMTVSMAPATPITYAIAYFKEFEEIMEMNQVRQEEEDEKEYSVRQLTLMSDSQFNAMYVAFKKAKLPYTVNYHGITVLNILSGGAADGKLEPGDEIIEVDGKVINRADDLTKVLGLKKENEEVQLVVSREDQLIDQSLSMKAIPGTDRVGIGITYSEKKTIQTEPHVNANTEDIGGPSAGLMLTLEILNQIVDKDITKGYTIAGTGEMNEDGSIGRIGGIEKKVVAANEDGMDIFFAPDDEITEEMRVHNPSIQSNYEAAVKTAKKIRTKMKIIPVKTIDDALEYLEQLPEKG, encoded by the coding sequence TTGAAAAAGTTAATATGGATGTTTATTTTAATTGTCATAGTATTTATCTTAAGCTTTTACAAACTAGACTATTATATTATGAAACCAGGAAACGCCTATGATGTTAGCCGATTTGTATCAGTTCAAAACGGAGATCAAAATGATGAAGGGTCTTTCAGTTTAATGACTGTTTCAATGGCTCCTGCAACTCCTATTACATATGCAATTGCCTACTTTAAAGAGTTTGAGGAAATTATGGAAATGAATCAAGTTCGTCAGGAGGAAGAAGACGAAAAAGAATATAGTGTACGTCAATTAACGCTGATGAGTGATTCCCAATTCAATGCAATGTATGTTGCATTCAAGAAAGCAAAGTTACCATATACAGTAAATTACCATGGCATTACAGTGTTGAATATATTATCAGGTGGTGCTGCTGATGGAAAACTCGAGCCAGGGGATGAAATTATTGAAGTTGATGGAAAAGTAATTAATAGAGCAGATGATTTAACTAAAGTTCTTGGCTTAAAAAAGGAAAATGAGGAAGTTCAGTTAGTCGTTAGTCGTGAAGATCAATTAATTGATCAATCACTCTCAATGAAAGCTATACCGGGTACTGATCGTGTTGGAATTGGCATTACTTATTCAGAAAAAAAGACAATTCAAACAGAACCACATGTAAATGCTAATACAGAAGATATTGGTGGTCCTTCAGCTGGATTAATGCTTACATTAGAAATATTAAACCAAATAGTTGATAAGGACATTACAAAGGGTTATACAATAGCAGGTACTGGTGAAATGAACGAGGATGGTTCAATTGGACGGATTGGTGGAATTGAGAAAAAGGTTGTAGCTGCTAATGAAGATGGAATGGATATTTTCTTTGCTCCAGATGATGAAATAACTGAAGAGATGCGTGTTCATAATCCTTCAATTCAGTCAAACTATGAAGCTGCAGTCAAAACTGCAAAAAAAATTCGTACAAAAATGAAAATCATACCGGTTAAGACGATTGATGATGCCCTCGAATATTTAGAGCAATTACCTGAGAAAGGTTAA